The Nitrospira sp. nucleotide sequence CGCCGATGGCTTCGAGGGCTGCAGCAGCCGTAAGCCGTGTGAACCAATCCTTATTCTGCAACATTTCGATGAGTGGATCGATAGCCTCCGCCGACTTGATTCGGCCTAGTGCGATAACAGCCTGTTTCCGAACTAATTCCTCTTTGTCCTTCAAGGCTTTGATCAGCCCGGGCAAGGCCGGCTCGCCGAGATTGACTAAGGCGTCAGTCGCATCCTCCATGAACTCATCGTTCCGGAGTTGTTGCATCAGTGGATCTAGGACTCGCTCATCGCGGATTTTCCCCAGCGCCATGATCGCGGATTTTCGCACATCCCAGTCACGGAGAAGCTTGAGCAACACGTCTACCGCTGGAGATCCAATCTGCCCTATACCCTCAATCGCAACTTCCCGTACCTGCCAGTCACCATCACGAAGAGCAGCGGCGAGCGGTTCCACGCAACGTTCATCGCCCATTTCCCCCAATGTGATCGCGGCTTCTCGTCGAACGACCCAGTCCGGATCCTTGAGAAGGTCGATCTGAATGTCGATTTCGTCCTTAACCTTCTCTTCTTCGAGCACCACCTCCTGCGTGGGGTCAATTAGTTCCTGCCCCCCGGCAGAAGATTCCAAGGACACAGCAAGTTCGTCTGAGACCTGATCCGTCAGAGCCTCATCCGTAACCTGGCTGCTAGGGGAAACAGCCTGGGCCTGTTGTTCGTTTTCACCAGCATGTTCCATGTTCAGTATTCCTTGTTCCGCAGGGGTGCTTTGGATCATCAGTTGCTAGCGCGGTTTAGGCTTTTGCTTCGGCCTTATTACCCGCCGCATGCTTCATCCTCAGTGCCAACGC carries:
- a CDS encoding HEAT repeat domain-containing protein; amino-acid sequence: MEHAGENEQQAQAVSPSSQVTDEALTDQVSDELAVSLESSAGGQELIDPTQEVVLEEEKVKDEIDIQIDLLKDPDWVVRREAAITLGEMGDERCVEPLAAALRDGDWQVREVAIEGIGQIGSPAVDVLLKLLRDWDVRKSAIMALGKIRDERVLDPLMQQLRNDEFMEDATDALVNLGEPALPGLIKALKDKEELVRKQAVIALGRIKSAEAIDPLIEMLQNKDWFTRLTAAAALEAIGDERGREAIKPLLKDSDMVVKMRVERILAKWKKQPAAV